One genomic segment of Salinigranum rubrum includes these proteins:
- a CDS encoding stage II sporulation protein M, whose product MSVDDALRSAGGVLRRQTSTVLPYYALVAATGDVTRLPMLVGVVVALVALASTGRLEPLLDDLASVNPELLAPDSPASLPPAVGERLAAVLFSPTVVVPLVLAFGLALLVSVLASGVTRAAALSAVDAALDERDPLDAGVAGMRRWKTFAGLVVVRWALLLAAGIPLLAAVVGGAGALGGTTDPAALDQGTVVAVLAAVVGGLVTLFAVVTVFALLAFAGPAAVVDDRSLVGAVRRSAGVPFAHPVGFLLYGVVVVGSYVALAIAAGLFGIAGVSRLVTVSSAFLVSPLLDGVAVSLYAGWTEGSESGESTESDGASESPDESGGSDASDESNDERVVAEESADESGFVFGADGTATGSQPSPETERGIESTGATETGGVTERAGEMESGAETAGLVAGVRGALTGGVRELGTFLRAGWGYVVVSAATLLVGIAGGWTATVDSGVSIDPPADPASVFGVVPVGPFVNLAVNNWFVATTAGFSGLFGGVPTLGTLLFNGALVGAVAGVVDPVTFIAFVGPHGIIELPAIAVAGGVGLRLGHVAWGVWRGTRAKSALADELGRTWRLVVGLLVVFVVAGFVEAFVTPQVAAAVLG is encoded by the coding sequence GTGTCCGTCGACGATGCCCTCCGATCCGCCGGTGGCGTGCTGCGCCGGCAGACGAGTACCGTCCTCCCGTACTACGCGCTCGTCGCCGCGACCGGAGACGTGACCCGTCTCCCGATGCTGGTCGGGGTGGTCGTCGCGCTCGTCGCGCTGGCGTCTACCGGTCGACTAGAGCCGTTGCTCGACGACCTCGCGTCGGTGAACCCCGAGTTGTTGGCACCGGACAGTCCAGCCAGCCTCCCGCCGGCGGTCGGTGAACGCCTCGCCGCCGTCCTCTTCTCGCCGACGGTCGTCGTCCCGCTCGTACTCGCCTTCGGACTCGCGCTTCTCGTGAGCGTCCTCGCCAGCGGGGTGACGCGAGCGGCGGCGCTGTCGGCCGTCGACGCGGCGCTCGACGAGCGCGACCCGCTCGACGCGGGCGTCGCGGGGATGCGCCGGTGGAAGACGTTCGCGGGCCTCGTCGTCGTCCGATGGGCACTCCTTCTGGCCGCCGGTATCCCGCTGCTCGCGGCCGTCGTCGGCGGGGCGGGGGCGCTCGGGGGGACCACGGACCCGGCCGCGCTGGACCAGGGAACCGTCGTGGCCGTCCTCGCGGCCGTCGTCGGCGGACTCGTTACCCTGTTCGCGGTCGTGACCGTCTTCGCGCTGTTGGCGTTCGCGGGCCCGGCGGCCGTCGTCGACGACCGCAGCCTCGTGGGTGCCGTGCGGCGGAGCGCCGGCGTGCCGTTCGCCCACCCCGTCGGGTTCCTCCTGTACGGCGTCGTGGTCGTGGGGAGCTACGTCGCCCTCGCAATCGCGGCGGGCCTCTTCGGTATCGCCGGCGTGAGCCGACTGGTCACGGTCTCCTCGGCGTTTCTCGTGTCGCCGCTCCTCGACGGGGTTGCGGTGTCGCTGTACGCCGGATGGACGGAGGGGAGCGAGTCGGGTGAGTCGACGGAGTCCGACGGGGCGAGCGAGTCACCGGACGAGTCCGGGGGGTCGGACGCGTCCGACGAGTCGAACGACGAGCGCGTCGTCGCCGAGGAATCGGCGGACGAGTCCGGGTTCGTGTTCGGTGCCGACGGGACGGCGACCGGGAGTCAGCCGTCCCCAGAGACGGAGCGCGGCATCGAATCGACGGGGGCGACCGAGACAGGGGGAGTGACCGAGAGAGCGGGAGAGATGGAGTCGGGAGCAGAGACCGCGGGCCTCGTCGCGGGCGTCCGCGGTGCGCTGACCGGCGGGGTGCGCGAACTCGGGACGTTCCTCAGAGCGGGCTGGGGGTACGTCGTCGTCTCGGCGGCGACGCTTCTCGTGGGCATCGCCGGGGGGTGGACGGCGACGGTCGACTCGGGGGTCAGCATCGACCCGCCGGCCGACCCGGCCTCGGTGTTCGGCGTCGTCCCGGTCGGGCCGTTCGTCAACCTCGCGGTCAACAACTGGTTCGTGGCGACGACCGCGGGATTCTCCGGGCTGTTCGGCGGGGTTCCGACCCTCGGGACGCTCCTGTTCAACGGGGCGCTCGTCGGGGCCGTCGCGGGCGTCGTCGACCCGGTGACGTTCATCGCGTTCGTCGGCCCGCACGGTATCATCGAACTCCCGGCTATCGCCGTCGCCGGTGGTGTCGGTCTCCGACTCGGCCACGTCGCGTGGGGCGTCTGGCGAGGGACGAGGGCGAAATCGGCGCTCGCCGACGAACTGGGACGGACGTGGCGACTGGTCGTCGGACTGCTCGTCGTGTTCGTCGTCGCCGGGTTCGTCGAGGCGTTCGTCACCCCGCAGGTGGCGGCGGCGGTGCTGGGGTGA
- a CDS encoding DUF7553 family protein yields the protein MSRKTLEAASEELRKASELAEGDLQERLYDHSNQVAELASRDQGPDHGRLDRHMNALYEIAGETDGDLHDRVVAAREHLKEYRKGVAGV from the coding sequence ATGTCACGGAAAACACTCGAAGCCGCCAGCGAGGAGTTGCGGAAGGCGAGCGAACTGGCCGAAGGCGACCTCCAGGAACGACTGTACGACCACTCGAACCAGGTCGCGGAACTCGCCTCCAGGGACCAGGGGCCCGACCACGGTCGGCTGGACCGCCACATGAACGCCCTCTACGAGATTGCCGGCGAGACCGACGGCGACCTCCACGACCGTGTCGTCGCCGCCCGAGAACACCTCAAGGAGTACCGCAAGGGCGTCGCGGGCGTCTGA
- a CDS encoding STT3 domain-containing protein, with translation MQDTSTSTPSGARGRLGVALSHVRARPVVVSLVAVLLVALLARSYIYGAVFRDGAVVFLANDPYYYRFVVERHVAGAGGDLGALLRYGERDPFLVVALALCVSLLGGVEAAPVVLAWYPVVVGVATVALVYVLARLVSSSRLVGVVAAVALALTPAHVVRTALGFSDHHAADFLWLVVGATLLLLLWRVSSSRRRLGLAAALAVVLAVQVSSWEAGVMLVLPAALAVVLGSVLDVAADRRPRAGLAAAASFTGAALLVAVVFWTLGWQTVGVVLAFALLAACVVLSVVALAAIGAVGRSARPALGIGAVPVVVGLVVAAAALDERFAPVRSLFAAGAAFLDGSSGTGIAETVSLVGGPLGPLTGPLSLFGLLLFVALPALVVTSVRALRTRDVAGAVVATYAWYFLASALVQRRFAGELSPFVAVFVGLALVALARWTGVLPTSAASSASPSAGTADTTNTTDTADTDSGSRFTPLPRAVRRYGPAAFSVLLALLVVTSSGVLAVKLNQSVATDAEYDAAAAIRGYAVDRDLSYPRSYVLSPLGSNRLFNYEVNAEAIPELSYRYAEAHYATFVRSDSPDRQYWRHHERVGFVVTTDDVTAAAPASNWVRLHQRLGSRADGVEGTGHYRLVYASADDSVKAFALVPGAVVAGTADPGERVSLSLPVTVGDRSFVYSRETTTTDVGWYAVTVPYPGTYVVDGRAVTVTEADVLDGRFVSQTPATSSAHWSFDAGRGDVAFDPVGGFHGRVLGPTWTDGGLSFGGTGSVVVPDGPTPTAETGLALTVQFTGVEDLHRESPEPARFQRIVSTAPASRYTTTDGYQLGLVDGHIVGAVGDGDGAVDVRGPAVDDGAPHTVSLLWDGQVVRLVVDGAVVDAAPYAGGVTPTETLVVGGTTDDRYLFRGVVTDVRLDLVRASTPPKTTRREQRASEPVVRSASVDAF, from the coding sequence ATGCAGGACACCTCCACCTCGACGCCGTCCGGCGCGCGCGGACGGCTCGGGGTCGCGCTCTCGCACGTCCGCGCCCGCCCGGTCGTCGTGAGCCTCGTTGCCGTCCTCCTCGTCGCCCTGCTGGCGCGGTCGTACATCTACGGCGCCGTCTTTCGTGACGGGGCGGTCGTCTTCCTCGCCAACGACCCGTACTACTACCGCTTCGTCGTCGAGCGACACGTCGCGGGCGCCGGCGGCGACCTCGGGGCGCTCCTCCGGTACGGCGAACGCGACCCGTTCCTCGTCGTCGCGCTCGCGCTCTGTGTCTCGCTTCTCGGCGGCGTCGAGGCGGCCCCGGTCGTCCTCGCGTGGTATCCGGTCGTCGTCGGCGTCGCCACCGTCGCGCTCGTCTACGTCCTCGCCCGCCTCGTCTCGTCGTCGCGACTCGTCGGCGTCGTCGCCGCCGTCGCGCTGGCGCTCACCCCGGCGCACGTCGTCCGAACGGCGCTCGGCTTCTCCGACCACCACGCCGCGGACTTCCTCTGGCTCGTCGTCGGCGCGACGCTCCTCCTCCTCCTCTGGCGGGTCTCTTCGTCCCGCCGGCGACTCGGTCTCGCGGCGGCGCTCGCGGTCGTTCTCGCCGTCCAGGTGTCGTCGTGGGAGGCGGGCGTCATGCTCGTCCTCCCCGCGGCGCTCGCAGTCGTCCTCGGCTCCGTCCTCGACGTCGCCGCCGACCGCCGACCCCGCGCGGGGCTCGCGGCCGCGGCGTCGTTCACCGGCGCCGCGCTCCTCGTCGCCGTCGTGTTCTGGACGCTCGGGTGGCAGACCGTCGGCGTCGTCCTCGCGTTCGCCCTGCTCGCGGCGTGCGTCGTGCTGAGCGTCGTCGCCCTCGCCGCAATCGGCGCCGTCGGTCGCTCCGCACGGCCCGCGCTCGGTATCGGCGCGGTTCCCGTCGTGGTCGGACTCGTCGTCGCCGCCGCCGCGCTCGACGAGCGGTTCGCCCCCGTCCGGTCGCTCTTCGCCGCCGGGGCCGCGTTCCTCGACGGGTCGAGCGGCACCGGCATCGCAGAGACCGTCTCGCTCGTCGGCGGCCCCCTCGGTCCGCTCACGGGGCCGCTCTCGCTGTTCGGCCTCCTCCTGTTCGTCGCGCTCCCCGCGCTCGTCGTCACCTCGGTCAGGGCGCTCCGAACGAGAGACGTCGCCGGCGCAGTCGTCGCGACCTACGCGTGGTACTTCCTCGCGTCGGCGCTCGTCCAGCGGCGCTTCGCCGGCGAACTCTCGCCGTTCGTCGCCGTCTTCGTCGGCCTCGCGCTCGTCGCGCTCGCCCGCTGGACGGGCGTCCTCCCGACCTCCGCGGCGTCATCGGCTTCCCCCTCGGCCGGCACCGCCGATACCACCAATACCACCGACACCGCCGACACCGATTCCGGTTCCCGCTTCACGCCGCTGCCGCGTGCGGTCCGCCGATACGGCCCGGCGGCCTTTTCGGTGCTCCTCGCGCTCCTCGTCGTCACGAGTTCCGGCGTGCTCGCGGTCAAACTCAACCAGTCGGTCGCGACCGACGCGGAGTACGACGCGGCCGCGGCCATCCGCGGGTACGCCGTCGACCGCGACCTCTCGTACCCCCGAAGCTACGTCCTCAGCCCGCTCGGGAGCAACCGCCTGTTCAACTACGAGGTGAACGCCGAAGCCATCCCCGAACTCTCCTACCGCTACGCGGAGGCGCACTACGCGACGTTCGTCCGCAGCGACTCCCCGGATCGACAGTACTGGCGGCACCACGAGCGCGTGGGGTTCGTCGTCACGACCGACGACGTGACCGCCGCCGCGCCCGCCTCGAACTGGGTCCGCCTCCACCAGCGCCTCGGGAGCCGCGCTGACGGCGTCGAGGGGACGGGCCACTACCGACTCGTCTACGCCAGCGCCGACGACTCGGTCAAGGCGTTCGCACTCGTCCCCGGCGCCGTCGTCGCCGGCACCGCCGACCCCGGCGAGCGCGTCTCGCTCTCGCTCCCCGTCACCGTCGGCGACCGCTCGTTCGTCTACAGCCGCGAGACGACGACCACCGACGTCGGCTGGTACGCCGTCACGGTCCCCTACCCGGGTACCTACGTCGTCGACGGTCGCGCTGTCACCGTCACCGAGGCGGACGTCCTCGACGGCCGGTTCGTCTCTCAAACCCCCGCAACGTCGAGCGCCCACTGGTCGTTCGACGCGGGCCGGGGCGACGTCGCGTTCGACCCCGTCGGCGGCTTCCACGGCCGCGTCCTCGGTCCGACGTGGACCGACGGCGGCCTCTCGTTCGGCGGGACCGGCAGCGTCGTCGTCCCCGACGGACCGACGCCAACTGCCGAAACGGGGCTGGCGCTCACGGTCCAGTTCACCGGGGTCGAGGACCTCCACCGCGAGTCGCCCGAACCCGCGCGGTTCCAGCGCATCGTCTCCACCGCGCCCGCCAGCCGGTACACGACGACCGACGGTTACCAACTCGGCCTCGTCGACGGCCACATCGTCGGTGCGGTCGGCGACGGCGACGGCGCGGTCGACGTCCGTGGGCCCGCGGTCGACGACGGCGCGCCGCACACGGTGAGCCTCCTGTGGGACGGGCAGGTGGTCAGACTCGTCGTCGACGGCGCTGTCGTCGACGCAGCGCCCTACGCGGGCGGCGTCACGCCGACCGAGACGCTCGTCGTCGGCGGCACCACCGACGACCGCTACCTCTTCCGCGGCGTCGTCACGGACGTCCGACTCGACCTCGTCCGCGCGAGCACTCCCCCGAAGACCACGAGGCGTGAGCAGCGAGCGTCCGAACCAGTCGTTCGCTCTGCCTCTGTCGACGCTTTCTAA